The Sorangiineae bacterium MSr11954 DNA segment CCGCTGGTGGGCACGGCGTTCCGCGACGCCGTCGAAAAGGCGGCGCGGCGCACGGGGGCTCCCGGGTCGAGTTTTATTTTGCACAATGAGCTTTCCTTGGACTCCGTCCAGCTTCGTGTCGAGTTCGATCCGGACGCGATTTCGCAGATAACGCGGGCGGCAATGCGAGCGCGGCTTATAAGCGACAGCAAGCGCTCGTAAGGTCCGCGCAACGTCCTAACGTGCGTGGACGTCGGGATCGCGTTGGGCGTTGACCTTTGGCTGCGCCTCGGCAGCGGGCGGCCCGAATCGGACCCGCGCTTTTAGAAAAGCGAGGGACGCGCCGGCAATGAGTAGCGCGACCGCTGCGACGGCGACCATTGACCGGTACCGTCTAAACTTGTCAGCGAACACGAACCGACCCCCAGCGGAAGGCACTTTGTCATCGTCAAACAGGGGCGTGGGCGATGGTTCCGTAGCTCTGGTCAGTTCTTCGATGAGCCGCGCCGCTTTCTTTTGCTCACGGAGCGGGTCGTCCTCCAACTCGGTGCGTGCCCTGCGGGGCTTGAGGTCGACCGTCACAATTTCGCGGCGATTGCGTCCCTCGGGGGTGTTGTCCAGCGGTGTCGGAGAAATGGATAGCGATACGAGATCTTCCTCGGTAATGGGGACCGAAAACGCATCTGATGCTTCTTGTGTGCGATCTTTGCTATTGCTCGAAGTTGCACCATTTCGCGCGCTGGAGTAGTGTTCCATATAGAGCGCACGCAGAGCTCGTGCCAATGTGTGTGCATCACTGGCTCTACGCCGCCTATCTGGGCGGATCATCGAATATAGTAAACGTTCAAGGCCACGGGGGAAATTACCAAACTCGGTGAGTCGGCGCGGGGCGCCGCTCTTAATGGCATCGATTATCTCCTTCGCGGAAGCGTTCTGATGAGGTGAGTACCCGTGCGTGCCAGTGAGGACCTCGAAGATCACGAGTCCTGCCGCGAAGATGTCGGTTTTCTCGTCCACGTCTCCGGCGTCTGCCAGTTGTTCGGGAGAGGCATACAGCGGAGTGCCAATGAATCCTTTCCCGGTCAGGTGGGTAGCAATTTTGCATAATTTCATTGCGCCGAAGTCAAGTATCTTGGCGATCTGATTGGATTCATCCAAGAAAATGTTTTCCGGTTTGATGTCGCGATGAATGACCTCAGCCTCGTGCGCGTCGTGCAATCCAGACAGGATATCGATTCCGATATTTATCGCCCACTTTGGGTTTGGAAGCCGGCCTTTTGCGAGTCGTCGGTCGAGGGTGTCTCTCAGGGACTCGCCATGTATGTGATCCATAATAAAGTACGGCATTCCATCTAGCGTCCAGCCGACTCGTTGGACCTTAATAAAGTAGACCGACCTCTCAAGCTTTACCATGATGCGAGCCTCATGGAGAAAGCGTCGTTTCAGGTCTTCACGGTCCCAATAGGCCCTCCGAATCACCTTTAGGACGAAGACCTTTCGCAGCGATGTGTCTTCGACCAGGTATACATCCGCAAAGCCACCGCTTCCCAGGTGTTTTCGGACGACAAACCGCCCTTTGTCGGTGACGATGAGGTTCTTGAACACATAATCGGGCGAGTCCGAGGCCACGAGGATCATCCTACCGCAAACGGGCATAGTGACGTAGTCCTGTCAGTTGGTGTTTAAGTCACACCCAACAGTCGGTGCGTCGTAGTGAAGGTAAAGGTGCTATCGTGCGTAACGTGAGCGAGATGAAGCGGAGCAATCTAGGTCAATACAAGCACCCGCTGTCTCACGCGACGGGATCAGCGGCGCTTAATACCGAAGAACTGGACGAAGCGTTCGGCGGTGATGCGCACCAACTGCGCGTAGCCAGAGGTGGCGCTCACGAACGGATCGAGCTTTCCGAGTTCAAGGCGACGAAGAGACCGCGAAGCCGCGTGGCGCACACGGCGCTCCTCGCGTCCGTTGTGTCCCTCGCCCTAGCAGCCGCGTCTTTCATCACCGTCACCCAGCGATCGAACGTGACGAAGACGTCGCCGTCCGTCACTTTGCCGTCCAGCGAGCCCGCTTCATCCTCGTCCGTCGCTCTGCCGTCCAGCGAGCCCGCTTCGTCTCCGCCCGATACCTCGGAGCACGAGGTAGTTGGCCGGACGGGGCTCGGTGCCTCTGCCCCGGTGCCGTCAAGCGGACCTTCCCGAACGCCAGAAGTCGCGATCCCGCGCGCCTCCGCGGTGCGCCCACGAAAGCGTGTCGACAGCCTTGAGAAGATGGATCTTGTTGACCGCGATGAAAAACTTTTGGACCCTCAGCTAGAATGATCGTGCGCTCGCGGCCCTTCTTCTTTGTTGCCCTGTGCCTCTTCCTCATGTCGCCGACCGCCCACGCGGATGACGACCGGGCCGCAACTTTGGCCCGGCGACTTTTGAAAGCAGGGGTGGAGCAGTACAAGGCGGGCGACTTCGAGGCTGCGAGAATGTCGTTCACGCAGTCGTTCGCCTTACGCGCGACGGGCGACGCGCTCCGTCGCTTGGCCCAAGCCGAGCTGCGGACGAACCATCCGCTCGAAGCCTTGGAGCACTTCCGTTTGTACGGGCGAGATCGAAATGCCGATCGCGATTTTGTGAGGGACGATTTGCCGAACTACATCGAGGCGTGCCATGGCCAACTTGGCCATCTTCGGATCACCGCCTCTCCCGGGGACTCCATACTGGTGGACGGGCGCCGGGCGATGGTGGACGATCGGAGCACACCGCGCTTCGTCGGTGAGGTGAACCTCGTGGTTGTGCCAGGAGAGCGTCTTGTCACAGCGCGCGGCAAGGAGGACCAGGCGCAGCGTGTCATGGTTTTGGCCGGAGAAGTCGTTGACGTGGTATTCCACAAAGAGAACAGTGCGTCGTCGGCGCTGCCCGCTGTGCAAAGCCCCGTATCTGGACCCATTCCTGCACCAGTGCAGCCGCAGAAAGAGCCGACCTTGCCCCCCATGACGTCCTCGAAAACGTTCTGGCCTCCTCCGCCGGCATCGTTGATCGCGGCGGGAGTATCAGGCGCCGGTGTCATCGTCGGTATCGTATTCACCGCTATCAGGCACGGGAACGCGGACGACCGTAGGGCATTCCGCACGCAGCATCCTGGCGTGATCTGCGGTCCCGGAGGCTCGGCCGCGTCGGAAACGTGCACGCGGTGGAACGACCTTCTCGATGCAGAATCGCAAAGCAAAACTATCGCCAATGTCGCGTTTGGCGTCGGCATTGGCGCCGCAGTTGTGGCCGTCGGAACATGGTTCCTCTTTCCGCGCGTAACAACCCAGGCGCAAGTGAAGCCTGTCTTTGCTCCCGGACAGGCAGGTGTAGAACTTGGCGGACGCTTCTAGAGTTGTAGGAAAGGTTTCAGGAAATGAAACTCTCCCCGGTCGTTTTTGCCTCCGGCGCTGCAGTCGCGATCGTCGCAGGGTGCCTGTCATCCCCATCAGTGTGTGATGATGGAGAGTGCGGTGTGCTGGACGCTGGCGGAGATGTGCGGGCGTGCGATCCATCGCTGGACGCCACGTGCATCAGCGATCAGCTCGGCGTTTTCGTCTCCACGGCCGGCGACGACGTCGGCGGTGACGGTACGAAGGGCAAACCGGTGCGATCGGTCTCGCGCGCCCTTGCTCTCGTAGACACGATCAAGCGGCAGATCTACCTATGCGAAGGAGACTACCCGGGTCCCGTGACCATCGAGAAGCCGGTGGCCATCTTCAGCGGCTTGTCGTGCGCTTGGTCGTACACGGGGGCGAAAGCAAGAATCCGCTCAACGGATCCAGGCATCACGGTCCATGTGCATGTTCCGACTGGAGATGTGATGCTCTCGGACATCGACATAGCGGCGAAGCCTGCGGAGAGCCTCGGAACGTCCAGTGTTGCGGTGCGCGTCCTCGAAAGTGGCTCCGTCGCGTTTCGACGCGTGCTCATCACCGCCGGTGCTGGGAAATCGGGGGCACCCGGGCAGACACCAACAACGTCTTTGCCGGCATCGGTGCGGGGCCTTGACGCGCCCGAGACCGGAACGGCCGGGGCTTCTCCGCCGCAATGTGCCGTATGCCCCGCGGGTGAAATCTCCAGCGGGGGGCAGGGCGGCGCGTGCGGCACGGTCCCCTCACATGGCGGAAGTGGAGGCCCCGGCAGCGTGCCAAACAACGGCACCACTACCGGCACCGCGTGCACAGAAGGCAAGAAAGGAGCAGACGCGCCGACCGCCGCAGATGGCAGCGGAGCGACCGAGCTAGGGACAATGCTCGAGGGTGTGTGGAAGCCGGCCGCGGGCTTGAGAGGACTTCCAGGGGCGACCGCCCAGGGTGGTGGCGGCGGCGGTGGCACCAATGGCATGGGCAACGGAGGTGGTAGCGGCGGCTGCGGGGGCTGTGGGGGCGAGGGAGGTGGCGGGGGGATGGGCGGCGGCGGCAGCATCCCCCTCCTCGTGCTCAACTCGACGATCATCATCGAGCACTCGGATTTGCAAGCCGGACGAGCGGGTGATGGTGGCTCTGGAGCGGAAGGCCAATCGGGCCTATCGGGAGGCGGCCGGGGAGTACGCAGCCGCGTTGGAAGCGGATGCGATGCCGCACCTGGTGGACAGGGCGGCCACGGGGGAGCGGGCGGCGGCGGCTCCGGTGGCGTTGCGGTGGGAATCCTCTGGCAAGGAAAACAACCGACTGTCGATGCGGCAACGATGAGCGCA contains these protein-coding regions:
- a CDS encoding serine/threonine protein kinase; translated protein: MILVASDSPDYVFKNLIVTDKGRFVVRKHLGSGGFADVYLVEDTSLRKVFVLKVIRRAYWDREDLKRRFLHEARIMVKLERSVYFIKVQRVGWTLDGMPYFIMDHIHGESLRDTLDRRLAKGRLPNPKWAINIGIDILSGLHDAHEAEVIHRDIKPENIFLDESNQIAKILDFGAMKLCKIATHLTGKGFIGTPLYASPEQLADAGDVDEKTDIFAAGLVIFEVLTGTHGYSPHQNASAKEIIDAIKSGAPRRLTEFGNFPRGLERLLYSMIRPDRRRRASDAHTLARALRALYMEHYSSARNGATSSNSKDRTQEASDAFSVPITEEDLVSLSISPTPLDNTPEGRNRREIVTVDLKPRRARTELEDDPLREQKKAARLIEELTRATEPSPTPLFDDDKVPSAGGRFVFADKFRRYRSMVAVAAVALLIAGASLAFLKARVRFGPPAAEAQPKVNAQRDPDVHAR